In Armatimonadota bacterium, the following proteins share a genomic window:
- a CDS encoding glycosyltransferase family 39 protein — MILILGVFLRIASLGADPDWRLDWNPGLLTDEAFYAHNARNLALFGQTRLDEFNNMILSPIVHGLQVLVVKAFGVGYIPIRAISVAMSLMGIALFGRLLFLMFRNSAIAWLGAAWLAIDHAALLFSRTALLETPVAFFCVASAWALAEAAHRSNRPLAVLSAVLAVCAIATKSTAVAFLIGLLVAAWPMREIRRPFAVGMLSALAVWVGLWVLPNWDEWAHMQRYYLAVQGRPKDLWGQWLAIQRGVFGERYGLSYFMMLHAPIVWGLAVLLAAALASGGLWNRLSGLERLAVVWFWLTWAQMALIRVSPTRYMAAAWPALVICAIVLVARWPEVRAALSQRTKRAILARSLGFAWLIYLLSLAFMPTYQWRALRYPALEPDFQIRLLAFAVLLGWLIALAVPRLRLTWRWTTPALLAIAIFLNARWLTTYFSDLRYEIAEKDATISSRLPTGSVLQGVAFESPFRYFFTFKGLCNWRQPPEALGATHLLLLGTDETVTQKQFDALERWEELADISGVEQRLFSGDVGPYQYVVYDAP; from the coding sequence TTGATTCTTATTCTAGGCGTTTTCTTAAGAATCGCTAGTCTGGGCGCCGATCCGGACTGGCGATTGGACTGGAATCCCGGGCTGCTGACCGACGAGGCGTTCTACGCGCACAACGCCCGCAACTTAGCGCTGTTTGGTCAAACCCGTTTGGACGAGTTCAACAACATGATCCTCAGCCCGATCGTTCATGGGTTGCAGGTGTTGGTCGTTAAAGCATTTGGGGTCGGCTATATACCGATTCGAGCGATTTCCGTCGCTATGTCGCTTATGGGGATCGCTCTGTTCGGTCGTCTGCTCTTCTTGATGTTTCGAAACAGCGCGATCGCCTGGTTGGGAGCGGCTTGGCTGGCGATCGATCACGCTGCGCTGCTCTTCTCCCGAACGGCGCTCTTAGAGACCCCGGTCGCTTTCTTCTGCGTTGCGTCGGCTTGGGCGTTGGCCGAGGCCGCACATCGTTCGAATCGTCCTTTGGCCGTACTTTCTGCGGTCTTGGCCGTATGCGCGATCGCGACCAAAAGCACGGCGGTCGCCTTCCTGATTGGGCTTCTAGTAGCAGCCTGGCCGATGCGCGAGATTCGCCGCCCGTTTGCCGTCGGAATGTTGAGCGCTTTGGCAGTGTGGGTCGGTCTGTGGGTTCTTCCGAACTGGGACGAGTGGGCGCACATGCAGCGCTACTACCTCGCCGTTCAGGGCCGTCCGAAAGACCTTTGGGGACAGTGGCTGGCCATTCAGCGCGGGGTGTTCGGCGAGCGGTACGGCCTGAGTTACTTTATGATGCTGCACGCGCCGATCGTTTGGGGTCTTGCGGTGTTGCTAGCGGCCGCTTTGGCCTCGGGCGGACTTTGGAACCGTTTGAGCGGGCTGGAGCGGCTCGCGGTCGTCTGGTTTTGGCTGACTTGGGCACAGATGGCGCTGATCCGCGTGTCGCCCACTCGCTACATGGCGGCGGCATGGCCCGCGCTTGTCATCTGTGCGATCGTGCTTGTTGCGCGCTGGCCAGAGGTCAGAGCGGCGCTCTCCCAGAGGACGAAACGGGCGATCTTGGCAAGGTCGCTCGGCTTTGCATGGCTCATCTACCTGCTTAGTCTGGCATTCATGCCGACCTACCAATGGCGCGCGCTGAGGTATCCGGCGCTAGAGCCGGATTTTCAGATACGTCTGCTAGCCTTTGCAGTTCTGCTTGGATGGCTGATCGCCCTCGCTGTTCCTCGGCTTCGCCTAACTTGGAGATGGACAACGCCCGCGCTATTGGCAATCGCGATATTCCTTAATGCTCGGTGGTTGACAACGTACTTTAGCGATCTTCGGTATGAAATTGCAGAAAAGGACGCGACAATCTCCTCGCGCTTACCGACGGGAAGCGTTCTCCAGGGCGTTGCGTTCGAGTCGCCCTTCCGTTACTTCTTTACGTTTAAGGGTCTTTGCAACTGGCGCCAGCCGCCCGAGGCCCTCGGCGCCACCCACCTGCTGCTGCTGGGCACGGACGAGACCGTTACCCAAAAACAATTCGATGCGCTTGAGCGCTGGGAAGAACTGGCCGACATTAGCGGCGTGGAACAGAGGCTGTTCTCCGGCGATGTCGGCCCTTATCAGTACGTCGTCTACGACGCTCCCTAA
- a CDS encoding S-methyl-5'-thioadenosine phosphorylase, with amino-acid sequence MAQAEIGVFGGSGFYSFLENVETVKVDTPYGSPSDMVSIGEIAGRRVAFLPRHSRQHSIPPHMINYRANLWAMKELGVARVVSPCAAGSLQARVKPGDFVVCDQYVDRTTGRKDTFYDGPTVHHVSPADPYCPTLRRLAIDAVRTEGIEVHDKGTVVIIQGPRFSTKAESKWFTSNGWEVINMTQYPEAYLARELAMCVVNISLITDYDSGLVAEGEVSPVNAQEVMHVFHKNAERIRKVIFGMIAQIPKERDCPCGQALDFARVTL; translated from the coding sequence ATGGCTCAAGCTGAAATAGGCGTTTTTGGAGGTTCCGGATTCTACTCGTTTTTGGAGAATGTCGAGACGGTCAAGGTGGACACGCCTTACGGCTCACCCAGCGACATGGTCTCGATCGGCGAGATTGCGGGTCGGCGCGTCGCGTTTTTGCCTCGACACAGCCGTCAGCACTCGATCCCGCCCCACATGATCAACTACCGCGCCAATCTGTGGGCGATGAAGGAGCTCGGCGTTGCTCGCGTCGTCAGTCCCTGTGCGGCCGGCAGCCTTCAGGCGCGCGTCAAGCCCGGCGATTTTGTCGTCTGCGATCAATATGTGGATCGAACGACCGGGCGCAAGGACACTTTCTATGACGGTCCGACCGTGCATCACGTCTCGCCCGCCGACCCCTACTGTCCGACCTTGCGGCGCCTGGCCATCGACGCGGTGCGAACCGAGGGCATTGAAGTTCACGACAAGGGCACGGTCGTTATCATCCAGGGCCCGCGCTTTTCGACCAAGGCCGAAAGCAAATGGTTCACCTCTAACGGTTGGGAAGTGATCAATATGACCCAATATCCAGAGGCTTATCTGGCCAGGGAATTGGCCATGTGCGTGGTGAACATCTCGCTCATCACCGACTACGACAGCGGTTTGGTGGCCGAGGGCGAGGTCTCTCCTGTCAATGCCCAAGAGGTCATGCACGTGTTTCACAAGAACGCCGAGCGCATTCGAAAGGTGATCTTTGGCATGATCGCGCAGATTCCCAAAGAGCGGGACTGCCCCTGCGGCCAGGCGCTCGATTTTGCGCGCGTTACGCTTTAG
- the rnc gene encoding ribonuclease III, with protein MWFSRHSKIPVKNKSLLQLALTHRSQTNGRAELSNERLEFLGDAILGAVVSQELYRRRPDWDQGHLSRARASIVQQASLAIAAQSIRLNELTMISEAEEAAGGREKPSILGDAYEAVVAAVYLDRGWTQAQKFVLETLREAIEQAISGDLPHKDFKSLLQEATQATWRQAPTYRVIDERGDPHMLTFVVEARLGGDVLGVGEGGSKKEAEQRAAEDALNNLETRRSTINGSS; from the coding sequence GTGTGGTTCTCGCGGCACAGCAAAATCCCCGTTAAGAACAAGTCGCTCCTCCAATTAGCGCTCACGCACCGTTCGCAAACCAACGGTCGCGCCGAACTCTCGAACGAGCGGCTGGAGTTTTTGGGCGATGCGATCTTAGGCGCGGTCGTCTCGCAAGAACTGTATCGCCGCCGCCCGGATTGGGACCAAGGACATCTCTCTCGCGCAAGGGCCAGTATTGTGCAACAGGCGTCGTTAGCCATCGCAGCCCAATCGATACGCCTTAACGAATTGACGATGATCAGCGAGGCCGAAGAGGCCGCAGGCGGAAGAGAAAAACCATCCATTCTTGGGGACGCCTATGAGGCTGTCGTGGCGGCTGTCTATCTGGATCGAGGTTGGACGCAGGCGCAAAAATTCGTTCTGGAGACATTGCGCGAGGCGATCGAACAAGCGATCTCGGGCGATTTGCCTCATAAGGACTTCAAATCGCTTCTTCAAGAGGCGACCCAAGCGACATGGCGGCAAGCGCCCACTTACCGCGTGATCGATGAGCGCGGAGACCCGCACATGCTGACCTTCGTCGTCGAGGCCCGTTTGGGCGGCGACGTGCTGGGCGTTGGCGAAGGCGGCAGCAAGAAGGAAGCCGAACAGCGCGCGGCGGAGGATGCGCTGAACAACTTAGAAACAAGGAGATCAACGATAAATGGCTCAAGCTGA
- a CDS encoding site-specific DNA-methyltransferase — translation MTSHRVYLGDARNLDFLAPESVHLVVTSPPYWQLKDYGHEGQIGFGESYADYINNLNLVWLGCYRALAPGCRMCINIGDQFARSVVYGRYKVVSIQSEIIRFCETIGMDYMGTIIWQKVTTTNTTGGATIMGSFPYPRNGIVKIDYEHILLFKKQGKPPKPTDAQKAQSRLTTDDWNAYFAGHWSFPGEKQNSHLAPFPVELPRRLIKMFAFPGETVLDPFVGSGTICVAAHELGHDSIGVELNPECETVIGSRLNGGLFDQPPDLQFAKIESLFDREERFARLPYLYKDPHGMDAQIDPRALRFGSRVSQKDRKGDRSYVVIDVIENGELRLDSGLVVRPRFANGYREALGDLVGKRVALKFPPGRKPRSGSLTATVYLE, via the coding sequence ATGACCAGCCACCGAGTGTACTTGGGCGACGCTCGAAATCTAGACTTTCTCGCGCCCGAATCGGTGCATTTGGTCGTAACAAGCCCTCCCTATTGGCAGTTGAAAGACTATGGCCACGAAGGCCAGATCGGCTTTGGCGAGAGCTACGCGGATTACATCAACAATCTGAACCTGGTTTGGCTCGGGTGCTATCGAGCCTTGGCGCCGGGTTGTCGGATGTGCATCAACATTGGAGACCAATTTGCCCGCTCGGTCGTTTATGGCCGGTACAAGGTGGTGTCCATTCAGTCGGAGATCATACGCTTTTGCGAGACGATCGGAATGGACTACATGGGCACGATCATCTGGCAAAAGGTAACTACGACGAATACCACGGGCGGCGCCACGATCATGGGATCGTTTCCCTATCCGCGAAACGGGATCGTTAAGATCGATTACGAACACATCTTGCTGTTCAAGAAGCAGGGCAAACCGCCCAAACCCACCGATGCGCAAAAAGCACAGTCGAGGTTGACGACCGACGATTGGAACGCCTACTTTGCGGGACACTGGAGCTTTCCGGGCGAAAAGCAGAACTCGCATCTGGCGCCCTTTCCTGTAGAACTGCCCAGGAGACTGATAAAGATGTTCGCGTTCCCGGGCGAAACCGTGTTGGATCCGTTTGTCGGGTCGGGAACGATATGCGTTGCGGCGCACGAATTGGGTCACGACTCGATCGGGGTCGAGTTGAATCCGGAGTGCGAGACGGTTATTGGGTCGCGTCTAAACGGCGGCTTGTTCGATCAGCCGCCCGATCTTCAATTTGCGAAGATCGAATCGTTGTTTGATCGCGAAGAAAGATTCGCGAGGCTCCCGTATCTTTATAAGGACCCGCACGGAATGGATGCCCAGATCGATCCGAGGGCATTGAGGTTTGGCTCTCGAGTGTCTCAGAAAGACCGGAAGGGCGATCGAAGCTACGTCGTAATAGACGTTATCGAGAACGGGGAACTGCGGCTGGACAGCGGGCTGGTGGTGCGGCCGAGGTTTGCGAACGGCTACCGGGAGGCGTTGGGCGATCTAGTGGGCAAGCGAGTGGCGCTCAAGTTTCCGCCCGGCAGAAAGCCAAGAAGCGGCAGCTTGACGGCGACGGTTTATTTGGAGTAA
- a CDS encoding cyanophycinase: MMLIGGGSTPPEAMQRFISLAGGPDALILILAFSSEDADAAGKRSVDFWKENGARNVQHGVDNLPALIEKSKGIYLPGGDQNRFFERFSDQSPVADAMRKALAKGAVVGGTSAGCSLMGEMMPTGAAPAPFKKGGAPVSKGLGLLPGIIADQHFLARDRLMRLITAVIERPNLTGIGIEERSWAVVTGRQLEVGGGQAIVVKALAKARSKGDLLGCDRLELKALYEGDRVRL; the protein is encoded by the coding sequence GTGATGCTGATCGGAGGCGGATCGACCCCGCCAGAAGCCATGCAGAGGTTTATCTCTCTGGCAGGCGGTCCCGACGCGCTGATCTTGATCTTGGCTTTTTCTTCAGAAGACGCCGATGCCGCCGGCAAACGTTCGGTCGACTTTTGGAAGGAAAACGGCGCTCGAAACGTCCAGCACGGAGTCGACAATCTACCCGCTCTAATCGAGAAGTCGAAAGGCATCTATCTGCCGGGAGGCGACCAAAATCGTTTTTTTGAACGGTTTTCGGATCAAAGCCCAGTGGCGGATGCGATGAGAAAAGCGCTAGCGAAAGGCGCGGTTGTGGGCGGCACCAGCGCAGGCTGTTCGCTGATGGGGGAGATGATGCCGACCGGAGCAGCGCCGGCGCCGTTCAAGAAGGGCGGCGCGCCGGTCTCCAAGGGGCTGGGACTATTGCCGGGCATAATCGCCGACCAGCATTTCCTGGCTCGAGACCGGCTGATGCGATTGATTACGGCCGTCATCGAGCGTCCCAACCTGACCGGCATCGGAATCGAGGAGAGAAGTTGGGCAGTGGTAACCGGCAGACAGCTGGAAGTGGGCGGCGGACAGGCGATCGTGGTCAAGGCATTGGCGAAGGCAAGATCAAAGGGCGACCTCCTCGGTTGCGACCGGCTAGAGCTTAAGGCGCTGTACGAAGGGGATCGGGTTCGTCTTTAG
- a CDS encoding Glu/Leu/Phe/Val dehydrogenase → MLKEEPTKVEHSAYDMAVKQLEIAFEHLNYERTLFEVLKMPRRELTVNFPVKMHDGSVNMFTGYRVQHNVARGPSKGGIRYHPDTTLDETRALAMWMTWKCSVANIPYGGAKGGVVCDPKKLSGDALERLTRRFITEINIIVGPESDIPAPDVGTNPQIMAWIMDTFSMHRGHTVTGVVTGKPVAVGGSEGRVEATGRGVTVAAGEAAKALGMGLEGSTVVVHGFGNVGSVTAHLMHKAGAKVVAVCDSMGGIYNPNGLDIPSLMHCAGRDGCLQAYRDADLISNEQLLELPCDILAPCATHGVVNEGNANRIKAKLIVEGANGPVTPDADAILNEKGVFIVPDILANAGGVIVSYFEWVQDLQAFFWDEKHVNDRLTEMMKRSFGDVYAMSKEKNVDMRIAAYMIGVKRVADATEIRGIYP, encoded by the coding sequence ATGCTCAAAGAGGAGCCGACCAAAGTGGAACATTCCGCATACGATATGGCCGTCAAGCAGTTGGAAATCGCGTTTGAACATCTGAACTACGAACGCACTCTTTTTGAAGTCCTTAAGATGCCCCGGAGAGAGTTGACCGTCAATTTTCCCGTCAAGATGCACGACGGATCGGTCAACATGTTCACAGGCTACCGCGTTCAGCATAACGTAGCTCGCGGGCCGAGCAAGGGAGGAATCCGGTATCATCCCGATACGACCCTGGACGAGACCCGCGCCTTGGCTATGTGGATGACCTGGAAGTGCTCGGTCGCCAACATCCCCTATGGCGGCGCGAAGGGCGGCGTCGTCTGCGATCCAAAGAAACTTTCGGGCGATGCATTGGAACGCCTGACGCGCCGATTTATCACCGAAATCAACATCATTGTGGGCCCCGAATCGGACATTCCGGCGCCCGATGTCGGCACCAATCCTCAGATTATGGCGTGGATCATGGATACCTTCTCCATGCATCGGGGCCACACGGTTACGGGCGTTGTTACCGGCAAACCGGTGGCCGTCGGCGGCTCGGAAGGGCGCGTCGAGGCCACAGGACGAGGCGTTACAGTGGCCGCGGGCGAAGCCGCCAAGGCGCTGGGCATGGGGCTAGAGGGCAGCACGGTCGTCGTTCACGGGTTTGGCAACGTGGGCTCGGTTACCGCGCATCTTATGCACAAGGCCGGCGCGAAGGTTGTCGCCGTGTGCGACTCGATGGGCGGAATCTACAATCCCAACGGGCTGGATATACCGAGCCTGATGCACTGCGCCGGTCGCGACGGCTGCCTGCAGGCTTATCGAGATGCCGATCTCATCTCGAATGAGCAACTGCTCGAGCTACCATGCGACATCCTGGCGCCCTGTGCGACTCACGGCGTGGTGAATGAGGGCAACGCCAATCGCATAAAGGCAAAATTGATCGTGGAAGGCGCAAACGGACCGGTAACGCCCGATGCGGACGCGATCTTGAACGAGAAGGGCGTTTTCATCGTTCCCGACATTTTGGCCAATGCCGGGGGCGTGATTGTGAGCTACTTTGAGTGGGTGCAAGACCTTCAAGCCTTCTTTTGGGACGAGAAGCACGTCAATGACCGCTTGACCGAGATGATGAAGCGGAGCTTTGGCGACGTGTATGCCATGAGCAAAGAGAAGAACGTCGATATGCGCATTGCGGCCTACATGATCGGCGTCAAGCGCGTGGCCGATGCGACCGAAATTCGCGGCATCTATCCGTAG
- the mreC gene encoding rod shape-determining protein MreC encodes MNDRRPRPWITLIGLAVLGMTLGALHNHHARQSKSDPVTGLVRAVMLPVQSGLSSTIDSTGNFFASIFQARGIIGEHESVVEENQRLKAQLAEAQALKEENDALKKLLNARDELKGRWAAVRTIASYSQAGVRTIVIDKGHNQGVQVGAPVVSGNGLLGVVEAADANSSRVRLLCSARTAVSAQVENVDRHSAGICEGQDEFTLLLNYLPPGAPVQVGDRVSTSGIGQKYPAGIPIGVIEKVWDDTRLSVRKALVKPFASFEDERLALVLIK; translated from the coding sequence ATGAACGATCGAAGACCTCGACCCTGGATAACGTTAATCGGCTTGGCCGTGCTGGGCATGACGCTGGGCGCATTGCACAATCACCACGCTCGCCAGTCCAAATCCGATCCGGTTACGGGCCTCGTTCGCGCGGTGATGCTGCCCGTTCAATCAGGCTTATCGTCGACCATTGACAGTACGGGGAACTTCTTTGCTTCGATCTTCCAGGCTCGGGGCATCATCGGCGAGCACGAATCGGTCGTCGAAGAAAACCAACGTTTGAAGGCGCAGTTGGCCGAGGCCCAGGCGTTGAAGGAAGAGAACGACGCGCTAAAGAAGCTACTGAACGCTCGCGACGAACTGAAGGGCCGGTGGGCCGCCGTTCGCACCATCGCCAGCTACTCCCAGGCAGGCGTGCGCACCATCGTGATCGATAAGGGGCACAATCAAGGCGTGCAGGTGGGCGCGCCCGTCGTTTCGGGCAATGGGTTGCTCGGCGTTGTGGAGGCGGCCGATGCCAACTCGTCTCGGGTAAGGCTGCTGTGCTCCGCGCGCACAGCCGTCAGCGCCCAGGTTGAAAACGTCGATCGGCACTCGGCAGGAATCTGCGAAGGTCAAGATGAGTTCACTCTGTTGCTCAACTACCTTCCGCCCGGAGCGCCCGTGCAAGTCGGCGATCGGGTTTCGACCTCGGGCATTGGGCAAAAATATCCTGCGGGCATCCCCATCGGCGTTATAGAAAAAGTCTGGGACGATACGCGGCTTTCCGTTAGAAAAGCGCTGGTCAAACCGTTCGCGTCCTTCGAGGACGAACGGCTTGCGCTGGTGTTGATCAAGTAG
- a CDS encoding rod shape-determining protein: MLSRLLGRFTRDLGIDLGTATTLVHAKGKGILLREPSVVAIDSETQKVLAVGEQAKRMLGRTPASIVAIRPLKDGVIADFDQTEKMLQYYISKVSRHPWIARVVVGIPSGVTEVERNAVFQATLKAGAREAYVIEEPMAAAIGAGLPVDEPTGSMVVDIGGGTTEVAVISLAGIVASRSIRVAGDEIDEAIAAYIRRAYNLFVGERTSEQVKIEIGSAFPLEQELEMEVRGRDLITGLPRSSTINSEEIRQAISEPVNAIVEAVKQTLESTPPELAADIMNRGIMLCGGGALLRGLDKLISRETGMPVVIANDPTSCVVIGTGKVLEELDINPMLRKVLLNSQRKR, translated from the coding sequence ATCTTATCGCGACTATTAGGACGCTTTACGCGAGACCTGGGAATCGACCTGGGCACCGCGACCACGCTAGTGCACGCCAAAGGCAAAGGCATCCTGCTCCGCGAACCCTCGGTCGTCGCCATCGATTCGGAAACCCAAAAAGTGCTGGCCGTGGGGGAACAGGCCAAGCGCATGTTAGGCCGCACCCCGGCCAGCATCGTCGCTATTAGGCCGCTTAAGGACGGCGTGATCGCCGACTTCGACCAGACCGAAAAGATGCTCCAGTATTACATCAGCAAGGTGTCGCGCCATCCGTGGATCGCGCGGGTCGTGGTCGGCATCCCCAGCGGCGTTACCGAGGTCGAGCGTAACGCCGTGTTCCAAGCCACGCTCAAAGCGGGCGCGAGAGAGGCGTATGTGATCGAAGAGCCGATGGCCGCTGCGATCGGCGCGGGATTGCCTGTCGATGAGCCGACCGGCTCGATGGTGGTCGATATCGGGGGCGGAACCACAGAGGTCGCCGTAATCTCGCTGGCCGGCATCGTTGCCAGCCGCAGCATCCGCGTGGCCGGCGACGAGATCGACGAAGCGATCGCCGCGTATATCCGACGCGCTTACAACCTTTTTGTCGGCGAGCGCACTTCCGAACAAGTCAAGATCGAGATCGGCTCAGCCTTTCCGTTGGAGCAAGAATTGGAGATGGAAGTGCGAGGCCGAGACCTGATCACCGGATTGCCGCGAAGCTCCACCATCAACTCCGAAGAGATTCGACAGGCCATCTCGGAGCCGGTCAACGCGATTGTCGAGGCGGTCAAGCAGACTTTGGAGAGCACCCCGCCCGAGTTAGCCGCCGACATCATGAACCGTGGCATTATGCTATGCGGCGGCGGCGCGCTTTTGAGAGGCTTAGATAAGTTGATCAGTCGTGAGACGGGAATGCCCGTCGTTATCGCGAACGATCCCACATCGTGCGTGGTAATCGGCACGGGCAAAGTGTTGGAAGAGCTGGACATCAACCCGATGCTGCGCAAGGTGCTGCTAAACTCTCAGAGGAAGCGATGA